A region from the Candidatus Thiothrix putei genome encodes:
- the hrpB gene encoding ATP-dependent helicase HrpB, whose amino-acid sequence MQHSSQPEPILPVDAVLNDLKQALRERHEVVLEAPPGAGKTTRVPLALLDEPWLLGKKILMLEPRRIAAKNAAHRMASLLNESAGQTVGYRMRLDNKTSRQTRIEVITEGILTRQLQQDPSLDGVGLVIFDEFHERNLDSDLALSLCLKGRELFRDDSNPLKLLVMSATLDSVAIASLLDDAPVVRSEGRTYPVNIRYGQAAKPNERIVERMVATLRQALSDNPDSSILAFLPGQGEIHRTTEALGEWLVERRIRGVHLRPMYGNLTLDEQQQAIAPLTAAHAGERKVVLATNIAETSLTIEGVDVVVDSGLVREARFDPGTGMTGLHTTRISRASSTQRAGRAGRLAPGVCYRLWTESQQEQLAAHNTPEILRADLAPLALQLLQWGVDDPAELRWLDVPPSGLWQQALDLLETLGAIQRKGKATVLTAHGQVMCNLPVHPRLAHLLICGAQAGHLNAAANLASLLSERNPFSQDNPDISHPLEILAGTSRCPYQQQDWLQRTRQLANQFVEQIRSQKLPESGVSFLLPATQINGYLLACAYPDRIARRRHSGGYQLANGRSADLPDKHALGNQAWLAIAEVSSMVGKSSDTIRSAAALDDKLFASALADQVREQTVVEWDNKAGRFIAEAQQKIGALVLQRKALQAVPSEAKSTALIGFIRKQGLDVLPWQAEQEQWCARINLLRSVEPERHWPDVSRANLLTTLEEWLAPYLNAVNVLGDFKKLDLTTILSGLLPWDMQQRLEQLAPKSLEVPSGHSIAIDYSQSPPVLAVKLQEMFGCQQTPTIANDRVALLVHLLSPAGRPLQITQDLAGFWRTSYHEVKKDMKGRYPKHPWPDDPLQAIATRKVKRLM is encoded by the coding sequence ATGCAACATTCAAGCCAGCCCGAACCAATTCTCCCAGTTGATGCCGTCCTCAACGACCTCAAACAAGCCCTGCGTGAACGTCACGAAGTCGTGCTGGAAGCCCCACCGGGCGCGGGCAAAACCACCCGTGTTCCCTTGGCTTTGCTGGATGAGCCGTGGCTTTTGGGCAAAAAAATCCTCATGCTCGAACCGCGTCGTATTGCCGCCAAAAATGCCGCGCACCGCATGGCAAGCCTGCTGAACGAAAGCGCCGGCCAAACCGTCGGCTACCGGATGCGGTTGGACAACAAAACCAGCCGCCAGACCCGTATCGAAGTCATTACCGAAGGCATCCTCACCCGGCAATTACAGCAAGATCCATCGCTGGACGGCGTTGGCTTGGTGATTTTCGACGAATTCCACGAACGCAATCTCGATTCCGATCTCGCCCTCAGCTTGTGTTTGAAGGGGCGTGAACTGTTCCGCGATGACAGCAATCCGCTGAAACTGCTGGTCATGTCCGCCACTTTGGATAGCGTTGCGATTGCTAGTTTGCTGGATGATGCGCCAGTGGTACGCAGTGAAGGCCGTACTTACCCAGTAAACATACGCTATGGGCAAGCCGCCAAACCCAATGAGCGCATCGTCGAACGCATGGTTGCCACCCTGCGGCAAGCCTTGAGCGACAACCCTGACAGCAGCATCCTCGCTTTCCTGCCCGGTCAAGGCGAAATCCACCGCACCACCGAAGCCCTCGGCGAATGGCTGGTGGAACGCCGCATCCGTGGCGTGCACTTGCGCCCGATGTACGGCAACCTCACGCTGGACGAACAGCAACAAGCGATTGCTCCATTAACCGCTGCCCACGCGGGCGAACGCAAAGTGGTGCTGGCAACCAATATCGCCGAAACCAGCCTGACCATCGAAGGCGTGGATGTGGTGGTCGATTCCGGGCTGGTGCGCGAAGCCCGTTTCGACCCTGGCACTGGCATGACCGGCTTACACACCACGCGCATTTCCCGCGCCTCCAGCACCCAACGTGCCGGACGTGCGGGCCGACTTGCCCCCGGTGTGTGCTATCGACTTTGGACGGAAAGCCAGCAGGAACAACTTGCCGCGCACAATACCCCCGAAATCTTACGTGCCGACCTCGCCCCACTCGCCCTACAATTGTTGCAATGGGGCGTGGATGATCCGGCGGAACTGCGCTGGCTGGATGTGCCGCCCTCCGGCCTTTGGCAACAGGCATTGGACTTGCTGGAAACGCTCGGCGCGATTCAACGCAAAGGCAAAGCCACGGTGCTGACCGCGCACGGGCAAGTCATGTGCAATCTGCCCGTGCATCCGCGCCTTGCCCACCTGCTGATTTGCGGCGCACAAGCCGGACACTTGAACGCCGCTGCCAACCTTGCCAGCTTGCTTTCCGAGCGCAATCCGTTCAGTCAGGATAATCCCGACATTAGCCACCCGCTGGAAATACTGGCAGGCACAAGCCGTTGTCCGTACCAGCAGCAGGACTGGTTACAACGCACCCGCCAACTGGCAAACCAGTTCGTGGAACAAATCCGCAGCCAGAAACTGCCGGAAAGTGGCGTGAGTTTTTTGCTGCCCGCCACGCAAATCAATGGCTATTTGCTGGCCTGTGCCTACCCCGATCGAATTGCCCGACGGCGGCATTCCGGCGGCTACCAACTTGCTAACGGGCGCAGTGCCGACCTGCCCGACAAACACGCGCTCGGCAATCAGGCATGGCTGGCGATTGCCGAAGTCAGCAGCATGGTGGGCAAAAGCAGTGATACTATCCGCTCCGCTGCCGCACTGGATGACAAGCTGTTTGCGAGTGCATTGGCAGATCAGGTGCGCGAGCAAACCGTGGTGGAATGGGATAACAAAGCGGGGCGTTTCATTGCCGAAGCCCAGCAAAAAATCGGCGCGTTGGTACTACAGCGCAAAGCCCTGCAAGCCGTGCCGAGTGAAGCCAAAAGCACCGCGCTGATCGGTTTCATCCGCAAGCAAGGGCTGGATGTATTGCCCTGGCAGGCGGAACAGGAACAATGGTGCGCACGGATTAACCTGTTACGCAGCGTCGAGCCAGAACGACACTGGCCTGATGTCAGTCGCGCCAACTTGCTGACAACACTGGAAGAGTGGCTTGCGCCGTATCTGAATGCAGTTAATGTGCTGGGTGATTTCAAAAAGCTCGATTTGACCACTATTCTCAGCGGTCTATTGCCGTGGGACATGCAACAACGTCTCGAACAGCTTGCCCCTAAATCGCTTGAAGTGCCTTCTGGGCATTCCATCGCTATCGACTATAGCCAGTCGCCGCCGG
- a CDS encoding flavodoxin domain-containing protein translates to MQYNALILGTATYGIDQLPGKSTDIQDGSWEDFMPQLAGKDLSGKVIALYGLGDQEKYPDRFAHSLIHLYRWGVAGGADVVGQWSTESYNFKQSPAVVDGQFVGLVLDQQSQSLLTEARLSAWIEAIKPALLAKLVG, encoded by the coding sequence TTGCAATACAATGCGCTGATTCTGGGCACTGCCACTTACGGCATCGACCAGCTACCGGGCAAAAGCACCGATATTCAGGATGGCAGTTGGGAAGATTTCATGCCGCAACTGGCGGGCAAGGATTTGTCCGGCAAGGTGATTGCGCTGTATGGGCTGGGCGATCAGGAAAAATACCCCGACCGCTTTGCTCATTCGCTGATTCATTTGTACCGTTGGGGCGTGGCGGGTGGCGCGGACGTGGTTGGGCAATGGTCTACGGAGAGTTATAACTTCAAGCAATCGCCTGCGGTGGTGGATGGGCAGTTTGTCGGGCTGGTGCTGGATCAGCAGTCACAAAGCTTGCTGACCGAGGCACGGTTGAGTGCCTGGATTGAGGCGATTAAACCGGCGTTGTTGGCGAAATTGGTTGGATAA